In a genomic window of Candidatus Acidiferrales bacterium:
- a CDS encoding alpha/beta fold hydrolase: MIAFFAALSAIVLAAFLSILYVGPRMLLFPHRRTPEYYQQKFGFSHPSQIGLDFKEGLLKTGDGISLSYWEIKPQDSNEHNGAVIYLHGITDSKVSGLNYAKQLSGFCGRVFLIDMRRHGDSGGDYCTFGYYEKHDVVALIDKIESECHSMDITLLGVSMGAAIAVQTAAIDKRVSRLIAVAPFYDLFSIALDHQVRKIGIRSKVLLKLVLKRAEHLAKFKASEVSPADDIRRVDVPILIVHGEKDRSVKREYPERLKGLNKNARLMIVADAGHVDVLEKGGKDYLKELVEFMRSDGSSNPLKSL, translated from the coding sequence ATGATAGCATTCTTTGCTGCGTTGTCAGCTATCGTGTTGGCGGCATTTCTTTCCATACTTTATGTCGGACCGAGGATGCTTTTATTCCCGCATCGACGAACCCCGGAATATTATCAACAAAAATTCGGTTTCAGTCATCCATCACAGATAGGGCTGGATTTCAAGGAAGGTTTGTTAAAGACGGGAGACGGCATATCGCTCAGCTATTGGGAAATTAAACCTCAGGACTCTAATGAACATAACGGCGCGGTTATCTACCTGCACGGCATAACGGATTCAAAAGTTAGCGGGTTGAATTATGCAAAGCAGCTTTCTGGATTTTGCGGGCGCGTCTTCCTGATCGATATGCGAAGACATGGTGACAGCGGAGGAGATTATTGCACATTCGGCTATTACGAAAAACACGACGTCGTCGCATTGATAGATAAAATAGAATCAGAATGTCATAGTATGGATATAACCCTTCTTGGCGTGTCGATGGGTGCGGCGATTGCCGTACAGACTGCTGCAATTGACAAGAGGGTGAGCCGTTTGATCGCGGTTGCGCCGTTTTACGATCTGTTCTCCATTGCATTGGATCATCAGGTGCGCAAGATAGGAATCAGGAGCAAAGTCCTTTTGAAGCTCGTGCTGAAGCGGGCTGAGCACCTCGCAAAATTCAAAGCATCCGAGGTTTCGCCTGCTGACGACATTCGAAGAGTCGATGTGCCGATTCTCATCGTCCACGGCGAGAAAGATCGTTCAGTGAAAAGAGAATATCCCGAGAGGCTGAAGGGCCTCAACAAGAACGCGCGGCTTATGATAGTTGCTGATGCCGGACATGTGGATGTTCTCGAAAAAGGGGGAAAAGATTATCTGAAGGAACTTGTGGAGTTCATGAGGAGCGACGGATCCTCGAATCCGCTCAAATCGTTATAA
- the def gene encoding peptide deformylase, translating to MILPIHLYGTRVWDGPPKKVTRFDDNLVGLIRDMFETMRNADGIGLAANQVGLQLALAVMDISEMEDYKNEKPLIVINPEIVESKGECAMEEGCLSIPGIRDEVKRAESVRVRFTNGNSERVETELSGMWARVFQHEYDHLQQKFFINRLSNVKRQILKPKLSKIKKGNMQAKYPVFSTVDERKKR from the coding sequence ATGATATTGCCGATACATTTGTATGGCACAAGAGTGTGGGACGGCCCGCCTAAGAAAGTTACCAGATTTGACGACAATCTCGTCGGTTTAATCAGGGACATGTTTGAGACCATGCGCAACGCCGATGGGATCGGCCTGGCCGCAAACCAAGTAGGACTGCAGCTGGCACTTGCAGTGATGGACATCTCCGAAATGGAAGATTACAAGAATGAGAAACCGCTTATTGTCATCAACCCGGAGATAGTCGAATCGAAAGGCGAATGCGCAATGGAAGAAGGTTGTCTAAGTATTCCAGGAATTCGGGACGAAGTGAAGCGAGCCGAATCTGTTAGAGTCAGATTCACGAACGGGAATTCGGAGCGAGTTGAAACAGAACTGTCGGGAATGTGGGCGCGAGTGTTCCAGCATGAGTACGATCATCTTCAGCAGAAATTTTTCATCAACCGGCTGTCCAACGTAAAAAGACAAATACTCAAGCCGAAGCTATCAAAGATCAAAAAGGGGAACATGCAGGCAAAATATCCGGTATTCTCGACGGTTGACGAGAGGAAAAAAAGATAG
- a CDS encoding NlpC/P60 family protein, producing the protein MIKARIALRLSSIFSIGSAALIPLYFSFFTIWGCTGSSPRFASGNNGSSGNGPRFTFDQTPEELQVEKSEANTEDDHHVSTEKMKTEIDKIEKAPAPRTAETARDKMMEIILSYMGTPYRIGGTDHSGMDCSGFSMVVFDSAFDIQLPHSALQQSSLGDRASKDDLHIGDLVFFKTVRNRISHVGIYLGDDLFAHASVTQGVTISSLESTYYKSRYASAKKIIPMDISNGVQ; encoded by the coding sequence ATGATCAAAGCTCGTATCGCCCTAAGATTGTCTTCAATTTTTTCGATAGGGTCCGCCGCACTCATCCCCCTTTACTTCTCATTCTTCACCATTTGGGGCTGCACCGGCTCGTCGCCGCGGTTTGCGTCGGGGAATAACGGGAGTTCGGGTAATGGACCAAGATTTACGTTCGACCAAACACCCGAAGAACTTCAGGTGGAGAAAAGCGAAGCGAACACGGAAGATGACCATCATGTCAGCACCGAGAAAATGAAAACCGAAATCGATAAGATTGAAAAAGCACCTGCACCGCGAACTGCCGAAACTGCGCGCGACAAGATGATGGAAATAATCCTGTCCTATATGGGAACGCCCTACAGGATCGGCGGCACCGATCATTCGGGGATGGACTGCTCCGGTTTTTCGATGGTGGTTTTCGATTCGGCATTCGATATTCAACTTCCCCACTCCGCCCTTCAGCAATCTTCGCTCGGAGACAGAGCTTCGAAAGATGATTTGCACATCGGCGACCTGGTCTTTTTCAAGACTGTGCGGAACAGGATCAGCCATGTAGGAATTTATCTCGGCGATGATCTTTTCGCGCACGCGAGTGTGACGCAAGGAGTTACGATCTCATCTCTCGAGAGCACCTATTACAAAAGCCGGTACGCCAGCGCAAAAAAAATAATTCCGATGGATATCTCAAATGGCGTTCAATAA
- a CDS encoding menaquinone biosynthesis decarboxylase: MAFNNLGEFIEFLRKKRELKIIDTKVDPSLEITEIVDRVVKSGGPALLFTNVKGSEIPLAINLFGTKQRMASSLGVENLDDIAGRLSDLLNLKVPESILGKVAMLPKLMGLARFPPKIIKKAPCHDVVISQKGVDLYKLPVTKSWPQDGGLYILFGQAVTKDPETGTRNMGLYRLQVLDKNTTAMHWQRHHGGAAHFRKAKETGMKRLDVAVVIGCDPATMYSSSAPLPESIEEYLFSGFLRNEPVELAKCKTVDLEVPAESEIVLEGYVDTEEDLRLEGPFGDHTGFYSLADYYPAFHVTTITTRKKPIFVSTIVGQPIMEDDWMGYATERIFLPLAKLVIPEIVDYHMPFEGIFHNLVFVSIDKQYPGHAFKVMNGLWGMGQMMLAKVIVVVDKDVNVQNTSEAWWYALNNIDPQRDVIFTKGPADVLDHSAQHFSFGSKMGIDGTRKWPDEGFTRPWPDKIIMSDEIKKLVDSKWKSYGF; encoded by the coding sequence ATGGCGTTCAATAACCTCGGCGAGTTCATCGAGTTTCTAAGAAAGAAACGAGAACTGAAAATAATTGACACCAAGGTCGATCCGAGCCTCGAGATCACGGAGATCGTTGACCGCGTTGTGAAATCGGGCGGCCCTGCACTGTTATTCACAAATGTTAAAGGAAGCGAGATCCCGCTTGCCATAAATTTATTCGGCACGAAACAGCGCATGGCGTCGTCGCTTGGCGTAGAAAATCTTGACGACATCGCCGGCAGACTCTCCGACCTGCTCAATCTCAAAGTTCCCGAATCGATCCTCGGCAAAGTAGCCATGCTGCCGAAGCTCATGGGGCTTGCCAGGTTCCCGCCAAAGATCATTAAGAAGGCGCCGTGCCACGATGTTGTGATTAGCCAGAAGGGCGTCGATCTTTATAAATTGCCGGTCACCAAATCCTGGCCGCAGGACGGCGGGTTATATATATTGTTCGGACAGGCAGTCACGAAAGATCCTGAAACCGGAACTCGCAATATGGGGCTTTACCGGCTGCAGGTCCTGGACAAAAACACCACTGCGATGCACTGGCAGAGGCATCATGGCGGAGCGGCACATTTCAGAAAAGCAAAAGAGACTGGAATGAAGCGGCTTGATGTCGCGGTCGTAATCGGGTGCGACCCGGCCACCATGTACAGTTCCAGCGCACCTTTGCCGGAAAGCATCGAGGAATATTTGTTTTCGGGTTTTTTGAGAAACGAGCCCGTGGAATTGGCAAAGTGTAAAACGGTTGACCTGGAAGTCCCGGCGGAATCCGAGATCGTCCTTGAAGGATACGTCGATACGGAAGAAGATCTCCGGTTAGAAGGACCGTTCGGCGACCACACCGGGTTTTATTCTCTGGCAGATTATTACCCGGCGTTTCACGTTACGACGATCACGACCCGCAAGAAACCAATTTTCGTTTCCACGATCGTCGGCCAGCCGATAATGGAAGACGACTGGATGGGATACGCCACTGAAAGGATTTTTCTTCCGCTCGCGAAGCTGGTAATCCCTGAGATCGTCGATTACCACATGCCCTTCGAAGGCATCTTTCATAACCTCGTTTTCGTCTCAATCGACAAGCAATATCCCGGGCACGCGTTCAAAGTTATGAACGGGCTCTGGGGAATGGGACAGATGATGCTTGCAAAAGTCATCGTTGTGGTGGACAAAGATGTAAATGTGCAAAATACCTCCGAGGCATGGTGGTACGCTCTTAACAACATAGATCCTCAGCGAGATGTAATTTTCACGAAAGGTCCGGCTGACGTGCTCGATCATTCAGCCCAGCATTTCAGCTTCGGATCGAAAATGGGGATTGACGGAACGCGAAAATGGCCAGATGAAGGATTTACCCGTCCCTGGCCGGATAAAATCATAATGTCTGATGAAATAAAAAAATTAGTGGACTCTAAGTGGAAATCATACGGCTTTTGA
- a CDS encoding site-2 protease family protein, producing MRWSFPAGRLFNIPIRVHYTFLLLLAFIWYVESTMRGPEAGFYSVVFCALIFVCVLFHELAHSLVARSYGLTIASIILSPIGGISQITEIPRDPAKEVGITIAGPVSNFVIAGVLLLFGKSVDSSIQFSEITLQSGNMVVDLFWANVMLGLFNIIPAYPMDGGRILRGIIAMKKGYLEATRLAADVGKLFAIGFIIVGFFYNWWLILVGIFVFSGASSEAEAAVLSSKLEKITVGELMIKDFKTISPYEPLTAVVEKSLHTFQNDFPVVSDGKFVGVLTRSAVIESLHHHQHEIKVGEIARRSFPIIDVNGTAASALTALRAAHLTVAPVEDNGTLKGIITVEKLLEASDVFNGKD from the coding sequence ATGCGGTGGTCGTTTCCGGCCGGTCGGTTGTTCAACATTCCTATAAGGGTTCATTACACATTCCTGCTCCTCCTTGCATTCATATGGTACGTGGAATCGACGATGCGCGGTCCCGAGGCAGGCTTCTATAGCGTCGTCTTCTGCGCATTAATTTTCGTCTGCGTCCTTTTTCATGAGCTTGCACACAGCTTAGTAGCAAGATCGTACGGGCTCACTATCGCCTCAATAATTCTATCCCCGATCGGAGGTATCTCACAGATCACCGAGATACCCCGCGATCCTGCAAAAGAAGTGGGGATAACGATCGCAGGTCCCGTTTCGAATTTCGTGATCGCCGGGGTGCTCCTTTTGTTCGGGAAGTCGGTTGACTCATCTATTCAATTTTCCGAGATCACACTCCAAAGCGGAAACATGGTGGTAGATCTTTTCTGGGCGAACGTAATGCTCGGACTTTTTAACATCATTCCGGCATACCCGATGGATGGCGGGAGAATTCTTCGGGGCATAATAGCGATGAAAAAAGGATATCTCGAAGCCACAAGGCTTGCCGCCGATGTCGGCAAACTTTTCGCGATCGGCTTTATTATCGTGGGATTTTTTTATAACTGGTGGCTCATACTCGTCGGCATTTTTGTCTTCAGCGGCGCAAGTTCAGAAGCTGAAGCCGCGGTCCTTTCTTCAAAGCTTGAGAAAATCACCGTCGGCGAGTTGATGATCAAGGATTTCAAAACCATCTCGCCGTACGAACCGTTGACTGCAGTGGTAGAAAAATCTTTACATACTTTTCAAAATGATTTCCCCGTCGTAAGTGATGGAAAGTTTGTCGGCGTCCTTACGCGCTCAGCTGTGATAGAGTCTCTTCACCACCACCAGCATGAAATAAAGGTCGGAGAAATCGCGAGGAGAAGTTTCCCGATAATCGACGTGAATGGAACCGCCGCCTCGGCGTTGACGGCGCTTCGTGCCGCTCACCTTACTGTGGCACCGGTTGAGGATAACGGCACACTCAAAGGAATCATCACAGTCGAAAAACTGTTGGAAGCATCGGATGTGTTCAATGGAAAAGATTAG
- a CDS encoding TonB-dependent receptor, whose product MRNQKQELRSKKETTSEKTGLWLLASCLLLLFSDSFAQQRGSIEGKVTDSATDEGLVGVNVLIEGTYYGASTDIDGKFEIKNVTAGQYTLVFRLLGYKEVQHTGVVVKDGEPTVVNTKLEETALSLGQEVVVVGQKPLMDPAETQSTRTISSQDIKVSAVQDVKDVVSQQVGVVAADNEIHIRGGRSYENAYLLNGINIQDPLAGTGFGLQLSSNSIEQMEIITGGYNAEYGQATSGIVNVKTKEGGDKYNLFFQYKTDNWGADKNSPSDFNSDDYQANIGGPEPITKYLLPALGINIPGEITLFGSFAAAFSDGQILWGQRYQNGQVVTFKIDPPSRLNSSIFYGTRFAPKLSNEWYGLGTITYKPSQTFKITYSYNGNVSINENTQELQTTLEYTEPTPGYQYQFQNILGNADVYTHVSTVQSIDITQTLSSNAFYDLKFAHFFTHLRADANGLPDSLYQQPVDVVTLPPQYYNTNRDTIGIIPGDGFYDYGNADTWHDHFFANNEVKFDLTDFFSEQNKFKAGFDMNFEEMQLVDIYEPWVGVMGLNNDVYQVYPAAGSAYGQETITTNGMILNLGLRFDYWFPGKYVDDAVKNPQVITIPQAIRDQYYQDTYNFLGRRWKGRISPRLGISHPVSDNQTLFLNYGHFSKWPRPQFVYAKLEPSTAMSTYQAFGNPNLNPETTVSYELGLRNQFTSDDVLTLTAYYKDIFDYVQTKQAQVSSASLIGQNFITYVNSDFTRSRGIEVEYRKRIGNWFNGTLSGSYSVATGKSSSEQEGILAVQGLISEAINETYMSWDRPLQLSANLSVYNEKQNGLWGFGKGILDDFETYVRIFFESGKRYTPYYSTGTYAANGEPLYAVNTQNPYSKVGANWFYVDLNFEKYFTLGGVDMTFMIEVKNLFNDLNSDIINPVTGRAYQLGDPVPPSWNDPRYPDLTAPIDPYPLDQSRYLPPRNIRIGISVKL is encoded by the coding sequence ATGAGAAATCAGAAGCAAGAATTGAGAAGCAAAAAGGAAACGACAAGCGAGAAAACAGGACTCTGGCTTCTGGCTTCTTGTCTCTTGCTTCTTTTTTCAGACTCATTCGCCCAGCAGCGCGGAAGCATAGAGGGCAAAGTCACCGATTCCGCCACCGATGAAGGACTCGTAGGGGTTAACGTCCTCATTGAAGGAACTTATTATGGTGCATCGACGGATATCGACGGGAAATTTGAAATCAAGAACGTCACCGCAGGACAATATACTTTAGTCTTCCGGCTTTTAGGTTACAAGGAGGTCCAACATACAGGAGTGGTTGTCAAAGACGGTGAGCCCACGGTGGTCAATACAAAATTGGAGGAGACTGCTCTATCTCTCGGACAGGAGGTCGTGGTTGTGGGCCAGAAACCCCTGATGGATCCGGCCGAGACTCAGAGCACAAGGACAATTTCCAGCCAGGATATAAAAGTTTCTGCCGTACAGGACGTAAAGGATGTTGTTTCGCAGCAAGTCGGAGTCGTCGCGGCGGACAATGAGATTCATATTCGAGGCGGGAGATCGTACGAAAATGCTTACCTGCTTAACGGTATCAACATCCAGGATCCGCTTGCGGGCACAGGCTTCGGTCTGCAATTAAGCTCGAACTCGATCGAGCAGATGGAGATCATCACCGGCGGCTATAACGCAGAATACGGCCAGGCGACGAGCGGAATCGTAAACGTGAAGACAAAAGAAGGCGGCGACAAGTACAATCTTTTCTTCCAATATAAGACCGATAACTGGGGAGCCGACAAAAATTCTCCATCCGATTTCAATTCGGATGATTACCAGGCCAATATCGGCGGCCCTGAACCGATAACGAAATATCTGCTTCCGGCGCTGGGCATCAATATTCCGGGGGAAATTACTCTGTTCGGGAGCTTTGCAGCTGCATTCTCCGACGGTCAGATTCTTTGGGGACAACGATACCAGAACGGGCAAGTAGTCACCTTCAAAATCGACCCGCCCTCCCGTCTCAACTCCTCGATTTTCTATGGGACAAGGTTTGCCCCTAAACTCTCGAACGAGTGGTACGGGCTCGGGACAATTACATACAAGCCGAGCCAGACATTTAAGATCACATACTCATACAATGGCAACGTAAGCATAAATGAGAATACCCAGGAACTTCAAACTACACTGGAATATACGGAGCCGACACCTGGTTACCAGTATCAATTCCAGAACATACTCGGCAATGCGGATGTCTACACCCACGTCAGCACCGTACAATCTATCGACATAACCCAAACGCTCAGTTCAAACGCCTTCTACGATTTGAAGTTCGCTCATTTCTTTACTCACCTCCGTGCCGACGCGAACGGATTGCCGGACTCACTATACCAGCAGCCGGTCGATGTTGTCACGCTGCCGCCGCAATATTATAACACAAATCGCGATACGATCGGAATTATTCCGGGCGACGGGTTCTACGATTATGGCAATGCAGATACGTGGCACGACCACTTCTTTGCAAACAACGAAGTGAAGTTCGATCTCACGGATTTTTTCAGCGAGCAAAATAAGTTCAAAGCCGGCTTCGATATGAATTTCGAAGAAATGCAACTCGTCGACATTTACGAACCGTGGGTCGGCGTCATGGGATTGAACAACGATGTTTATCAGGTCTACCCGGCCGCAGGTTCGGCCTACGGCCAGGAAACCATCACCACGAATGGAATGATTTTGAATCTCGGTTTGCGTTTCGATTACTGGTTCCCGGGAAAATATGTTGACGACGCCGTGAAGAATCCGCAGGTAATCACCATACCGCAGGCGATCCGCGACCAGTATTACCAGGACACATACAACTTTCTCGGCAGACGATGGAAAGGACGGATCAGCCCCCGTCTCGGAATCTCACATCCGGTCTCCGACAACCAAACTCTTTTCCTCAACTATGGACATTTTTCGAAATGGCCTCGACCACAGTTCGTATACGCAAAGTTGGAGCCAAGCACCGCGATGTCAACATATCAGGCATTTGGAAATCCGAATCTGAATCCCGAAACGACCGTCAGCTATGAGCTCGGGCTTCGCAACCAGTTCACTAGCGATGACGTCCTGACGCTTACTGCCTACTACAAAGATATTTTCGATTATGTTCAGACCAAGCAAGCGCAGGTTAGTTCCGCATCGCTTATCGGACAGAATTTTATAACATATGTCAACTCCGATTTCACACGTTCACGAGGAATCGAGGTTGAATACAGGAAGCGAATCGGGAATTGGTTTAACGGTACACTGAGTGGCTCATATTCAGTCGCAACAGGGAAATCAAGCTCTGAACAGGAAGGTATCCTTGCGGTCCAAGGCCTGATTAGCGAGGCAATTAACGAAACTTACATGTCGTGGGACCGCCCGCTTCAACTCTCCGCGAATCTTTCTGTCTACAACGAAAAACAAAACGGGCTTTGGGGATTTGGGAAGGGCATTCTCGATGACTTTGAAACGTACGTTCGAATTTTCTTCGAAAGCGGAAAAAGATATACGCCTTACTACTCCACTGGAACATATGCGGCAAATGGGGAACCGCTTTACGCCGTAAATACGCAAAATCCATACAGCAAAGTCGGCGCGAATTGGTTCTACGTCGATCTCAATTTCGAAAAATATTTTACTCTGGGCGGTGTGGATATGACTTTCATGATCGAAGTGAAAAATCTGTTCAACGATCTTAACTCCGATATTATCAATCCTGTCACCGGACGAGCCTACCAGCTCGGTGACCCTGTACCACCATCGTGGAATGATCCACGATACCCCGACCTTACGGCGCCGATCGATCCGTACCCGCTCGACCAATCGCGATATTTGCCGCCGAGAAATATCAGGATCGGCATCTCGGTGAAACTGTGA
- a CDS encoding GWxTD domain-containing protein: MEKIRISGKIRPGKKLGALLKSTLSVLAMSFAVIGCAPQTKTFTSGAGHAFASPRFGFSIVNYPSESSDSTEGDLRARIRYSDLIFIKTDSLYTAHYQLSISLYSDEQMTESRYSKTFDHRITARKYSETTSSRMYDSFQDSVTMQPGRYYLTLRLLDLNTNTTLSSESECYFKDFFRDSVDVSDVLVYNSPDTNADELVVNPGEPLLADFYLTAKRIPTDISLHLIAKSTEAPTSIDTTYELNQISTVQHYRLPVNASGLGSAVYDLRISAGGDFAETSFKVMRSNSPGDARVFDRDAGPLAYIMAHGEFDSLQRSSRKEKDKEMKAFWLTRARDDTVVAEAIRGEFYKRVQEADEQFGTSLGSGWQTDRGRIYILYGKPDRIESHLNSLSAGPSANSAPYQAWYYDKLKLRFVFVDEFRNGNYRLAKTGGT; encoded by the coding sequence ATGGAAAAGATTAGGATATCGGGGAAGATTCGGCCCGGAAAAAAATTAGGTGCTCTCTTGAAAAGTACGCTTTCAGTATTGGCAATGAGTTTTGCGGTCATAGGCTGTGCACCTCAAACGAAAACGTTCACGTCCGGAGCGGGACATGCCTTTGCGAGTCCGAGATTCGGATTCTCCATCGTGAATTATCCGTCTGAAAGTTCCGATTCAACCGAAGGCGATCTGCGCGCCAGGATTCGGTATAGTGACTTGATTTTCATAAAGACTGATTCTCTCTATACAGCACATTATCAGCTGTCGATAAGTCTGTATTCTGATGAACAGATGACGGAAAGCCGCTATTCAAAAACTTTCGATCATAGAATAACCGCGCGAAAATATTCAGAGACGACTTCGTCCCGGATGTATGATTCCTTTCAAGACAGTGTGACCATGCAGCCCGGCCGATACTATTTGACCTTGAGGCTTCTAGACCTGAACACCAACACTACTCTGTCGAGCGAGAGTGAATGTTATTTCAAGGATTTTTTCCGCGACTCGGTCGATGTGAGTGATGTCCTGGTTTACAATAGCCCGGATACAAACGCGGACGAATTAGTCGTAAATCCGGGCGAGCCTCTCCTTGCAGATTTTTATCTGACAGCTAAGAGGATCCCGACCGATATTTCTCTTCACTTGATTGCAAAGTCGACGGAAGCGCCGACGTCGATTGACACTACATACGAGTTGAATCAGATTTCCACGGTCCAACACTACCGCCTGCCGGTAAACGCCAGCGGGCTCGGATCGGCAGTCTACGATCTTCGAATTTCCGCCGGAGGTGATTTTGCTGAGACATCGTTCAAAGTAATGCGAAGTAATTCTCCAGGCGATGCGCGTGTGTTTGACCGCGATGCCGGCCCGCTTGCATACATCATGGCACACGGAGAATTTGACTCGCTTCAGCGCTCAAGCCGTAAAGAGAAAGACAAGGAGATGAAGGCGTTCTGGCTCACTCGTGCGCGTGATGACACCGTAGTTGCCGAAGCAATCCGCGGGGAATTCTACAAGAGGGTTCAGGAGGCAGATGAACAATTTGGAACATCGCTTGGATCGGGATGGCAAACCGACCGCGGCAGAATTTATATTCTTTACGGAAAACCGGATCGTATTGAAAGCCACCTCAACAGCTTGAGCGCCGGACCCTCTGCAAACAGCGCTCCGTATCAGGCGTGGTATTACGACAAGTTGAAGCTAAGGTTCGTGTTCGTCGACGAATTCAGGAATGGCAATTACAGATTGGCGAAAACGGGTGGAACGTGA
- a CDS encoding DUF3784 domain-containing protein, with product MYVAVNVLMSIIVLLFVVSGILIRSKRYNWLTPGTMEQVHDGTVDTTGLGNFIGNFFFVIAGTLLVAGIFNHFHIFYGLVFSIAFLFFLVAFMLIRTQKYNRSILPSGKRKTSAKVILGIIVAALVIIGGMLIYGSIEQSVDVDKDKMEIGGLYGASLDMDGAAKVSMIRELPKIQTKTNGFDFANVLKGNFRLDGLGEGKLYVNVNTPLFIEIKLKDSFVILNFKDSTATKAVYEKMKQYWEAE from the coding sequence ATGTATGTAGCAGTAAATGTCTTGATGTCTATCATCGTTCTTCTATTCGTCGTGAGTGGCATTCTCATAAGGTCCAAACGATACAACTGGCTTACACCAGGTACCATGGAACAGGTGCATGATGGCACGGTCGATACCACAGGATTGGGAAATTTCATCGGAAACTTCTTCTTCGTGATAGCCGGGACGCTTTTGGTCGCGGGAATCTTTAACCATTTTCACATATTTTACGGGCTGGTTTTTTCGATCGCGTTCTTATTTTTCTTGGTCGCATTTATGCTCATTCGCACACAGAAGTATAATCGCAGTATCTTGCCTTCCGGGAAAAGGAAAACAAGCGCGAAAGTTATACTCGGAATTATTGTCGCCGCTTTAGTGATCATAGGCGGCATGCTGATCTACGGCAGCATCGAACAAAGCGTCGATGTGGATAAGGACAAGATGGAGATCGGAGGGCTCTACGGAGCGAGTCTGGACATGGATGGAGCGGCTAAAGTTTCTATGATTAGAGAATTGCCGAAGATTCAGACTAAGACAAACGGTTTCGACTTTGCCAACGTTTTAAAGGGAAATTTCAGACTTGATGGACTTGGAGAGGGAAAATTGTATGTTAATGTGAACACTCCGCTTTTCATAGAAATAAAACTCAAGGACAGTTTCGTGATTTTGAACTTCAAGGATAGCACGGCAACGAAAGCGGTATACGAAAAAATGAAACAATATTGGGAAGCGGAATGA
- a CDS encoding PorV/PorQ family protein yields MERHNVEFANPGHEVRSQKLEAGIRAALLLVPCFYLLLFNAAPSKAQLIPVLGAQRVGITALDFLKIGIGARANAMAESFAAVDDDAYALFYNPAGITEFDKTEIAFSHSTWFVGLQHDFIGGVYHLDSQNSFGVSIISLQSDDMLVTTEFQPTGTGAYFRYGDLALAATYARKMTDKFSFGVSVKFVDETLAELSMRGVLIDLGTFYWTGLGTTRFAVSVSNFGGQLTPSGSVQLVDGTTVSSFQSFSPPTFFRIGFAFEPYQDETNKLTTSAQLNHPGDNSENIALGAEYSYDSSFFLRAGYKINVDEQNYSLGAGVKIDARFALVYFDYAFTPYQRLGDVHRFSLNLRF; encoded by the coding sequence ATGGAGAGACATAACGTGGAGTTTGCGAACCCTGGACACGAGGTCAGAAGTCAGAAATTAGAAGCCGGAATCCGGGCCGCTTTGCTTCTTGTCCCTTGCTTCTATCTTCTGCTTTTTAATGCCGCTCCTTCGAAAGCCCAGCTTATTCCTGTTCTTGGTGCGCAGAGAGTCGGCATAACTGCTCTGGACTTCTTGAAAATCGGAATCGGAGCACGCGCGAATGCAATGGCCGAGAGCTTCGCCGCAGTTGACGACGATGCGTACGCGCTTTTCTATAACCCGGCAGGAATTACGGAATTCGACAAAACGGAAATTGCATTTTCGCATTCAACCTGGTTTGTTGGTTTACAGCACGACTTTATCGGCGGCGTGTACCATCTCGATTCACAAAACAGTTTCGGGGTTTCCATAATCTCTCTCCAATCGGACGACATGCTGGTCACGACTGAGTTCCAGCCGACCGGCACAGGGGCGTACTTCAGGTATGGCGATCTTGCACTCGCAGCTACCTACGCACGCAAGATGACGGACAAATTCAGTTTTGGCGTAAGCGTGAAATTCGTCGACGAGACTCTTGCCGAACTGAGCATGCGCGGCGTGCTCATCGACCTCGGGACCTTTTATTGGACGGGACTCGGGACGACAAGATTCGCTGTTTCGGTGAGCAACTTCGGCGGCCAGCTCACTCCTTCAGGATCGGTACAGCTTGTGGATGGAACAACCGTCTCGAGTTTTCAGAGTTTCTCTCCACCGACATTTTTCAGAATCGGATTCGCATTCGAGCCGTATCAGGATGAAACTAACAAACTGACAACATCGGCGCAGTTGAATCATCCCGGGGATAATTCCGAAAACATAGCACTCGGCGCCGAGTATTCTTATGATTCGTCATTTTTCCTCAGAGCCGGCTACAAGATCAACGTTGACGAGCAAAATTATTCGCTCGGTGCCGGAGTGAAAATAGATGCGAGATTCGCTCTCGTGTATTTCGACTATGCGTTCACTCCCTATCAGCGTCTCGGAGATGTTCACCGGTTTTCATTAAATTTGAGATTTTGA